The genomic region CGCCATGGCCTGCCACACCGCCGTCCCTAGAACCTTCTCCACCGGAAAGGCGTTGAAGGAGGGGAAGACAGCCGGAAGGACAACGATGCCGACAAGCCCGGTAAGCATGAGGGCGAATCCGATCCAAATGCCGAGACCGAGGAAGAGGAAAAGGGTCGCGAGCAGGATGACGCCTGCTTCGGTCAGGGCGACGTCCATCGTCTCAGAGCTCTTCCGACGCCTTCTCGAGCGCCGTCTCGCTGCCACGCCGATAGGACGGCATGCCGCCTTGGAGCAAAACAACGAGGTCATCGATGAGCGCGATCGCAAACACGAGGGCGCCCGCCGCCATGAAGCTCTGCGGCATCCACAGCGGCACGGCCAGCATGCCCTGCGCCACTTCCTCAAACGTCACGCTGTCGGAGACAAGATCGACAGCTGCCCAGGCGAACAGAAGCGACATGCACGCTGCTGCCGCGAGGGCGACCGCCTCGATCACTGTACGCGCCCTGCCGCGCACGCGGCCGATCAGGAGGTCGACCCTGATATGCGCACCATGCCGGAAGGCATAGGCGAGCGGTAGCATGGCACAGGCGGCCATGGAGAAGGCGGTGAGATCGTCGCCGCCGGGCAGGAGACCTCCGACCTGCCGCAGCACGACCTGCGCAAGGATGAGCCCGCCGAC from Elioraea tepida harbors:
- a CDS encoding TRAP transporter small permease — translated: MLRRSLDTLYGASGIAGAVALLAVGGLILAQVVLRQVGGLLPGGDDLTAFSMAACAMLPLAYAFRHGAHIRVDLLIGRVRGRARTVIEAVALAAAACMSLLFAWAAVDLVSDSVTFEEVAQGMLAVPLWMPQSFMAAGALVFAIALIDDLVVLLQGGMPSYRRGSETALEKASEEL